In Trichoderma asperellum chromosome 1, complete sequence, a single window of DNA contains:
- a CDS encoding uncharacterized protein (BUSCO:EOG092D1UCZ~TransMembrane:1 (n47-58c63/64o501-518i)): MGDVCFLGLPTKSEAATVSRSRVRLPLRRARTINECRFHSPVTMKSLSFVAALLGLLAGPCSALSVVSLPAEFKPPPVFKNTNLVHVVSVEKSFAREQINVLVENVSGEPQDEYFLPFTAEQIARLGGIEAKDRKDDKVGPFGVDLVEYSSQSDVQYYRITLPAPLKAGAQQTLAISWYYLKPYRPLPASIGQDEQQFLIYDFSLYAASAYPTLKQKTEVKLSTVTIPDYAKYTNSEGKEFPEKHGSKLLYGPFDEQPAGAVYPAQIRFEFTKPVIHVSELERDIEVSHWGGNVAFEERYTLYHRGANLSTLFNRVKWAQSQYYNPATSALKELKFPLQIGSVDPYFTDAIGNVSTSRFRSSKREAMLELKPRYPVFGGWKYPFTIGWNTNAANVLRNTASGGHVLKVPFIEGPKQVEGVEYGDVTVRVLLPEGSENVKFYTDLPNSSIVETSVGIHKTYLDTTGRTAIVIKAKNLVDDFRFRDLIISYDTPLAGTLQKPLVIFGSMLAVYAAAWAVGKVEVGFSSK; this comes from the exons ATGGGCGACGTATGCTTTTTGGGGCTGCCCACTAAGAGCGAAGCTGCCACAGTCTCGCGATCGAGAGTCCGACTCCCATTGCGCAGGGCACGCACAATCAATGAGTGTCGCTTCCACTCCCCCGTCACCATGAAGTCGTTATCGTTCGTAGCGGCGCTTCTGGGCCTCCTGGCTGGTCCTTGCAGCGCCCTCTCTGTCGTCTCTCTGCCCGCCGAGTTCAAACCCCCACCCGTCTTTAAGAACACCAACTTGGTGCATGTCGTTTCGGTTGAGAAGAGCTTTGCAAGGGAACAAATCAACGTTTTGGTTGAGAACGTTTCCGGCGAGCCTCAAGATGAATACTTCCTGCCGTTTACCGCAGAGCAGATAGCTCGACTTGGTGGCATTGAAGCGAAAGATCGCAAAGATGACAAGGTTGGGCCCTTTGGAGTCGACCTGGTCGAGTATAGTTCTCAGAG CGACGTTCAATACTACCGCATCACACTGCCAGCACCCCTAAAAGCTGGCGCCCAGCAGACTCTTGCCATCTCTTGGTACTACCTAAAGCCATATCGTCCTCTCCCGGCCTCAATTGGGCAGGACGAACAGCAGTTCTTGATCTACGACTTTTCCCTCTACGCTGCTTCGGCATACCCGACCTTGAAGCAAAAGACCGAGGTCAAGCTGTCGACAGTCACCATCCCAGACTATGCCAAATATACCAATAGCGAGGGCAAGGAGTTTCCTGAAAAGCACGGTAGCAAGCTGCTATATGGACCCTTCGATGAACAGCCCGCTGGCGCCGTCTATCCAGCCCAGATCAGATTCGAGTTTACCAAGCCTGTGATCCACGTGTcagagctggagagagatATCGAGGTCAGCCACTGGGGCGGCAACGTGGCATTTGAGGAAAGATACACTCTGTATCACCGCGGTGCCAACCTTTCCACCCTGTTTAACCGCGTGAAATGGGCGCAATCTCAATACTACAACCCCGCCACCTCTGCGCTAAAGGAGCTCAAGTTCCCGCTTCAGATTGGCAGCGTTGATCCTTACTTCACTGATGCCATCGGAAACGTATCAACTTCTCGATTCAGGAGCAGCAAGCGTGAGGCCATGTTGGAGCTGAAGCCCCGCTACCCTGTTTTCGGCGGCTGGAAGTACCCCTTCACCATTGGCTGGAACACCAATGCTGCCAACGTCCTGCGCAACACTGCTAGTGGAGGCCATGTGCTCAAGGTTCCATTCATCGAGGGACCAAAGCAAGTTGAGGGCGTCGAGTACGGCGATGTCACCGTCCGCGTCCTCCTCCCTGAAGGATCTGA GAACGTGAAATTCTACACCGATCTCCCCAATTCATCAATTGTTGAGACATCGGTTGGTATTCACAAGACCTACCTCGACACCACTGGCCGAACCGCCATTGtgatcaaggccaagaaccTAGTAGATGACTTCCGATTCCGAGATCTGATCATCTCGTACGACACCCCATTGGCAGGTACCCTCCAAAAGCCTCTGGTGATATTTGGAAGCATGCTTGCTGTGTATGCCGCAGCATGGGCTGTTGGAAAGGTGGAGGTGGGATTCTCATCCAAATAA
- a CDS encoding uncharacterized protein (EggNog:ENOG41): MCFSVEPKAKYYYQEEIIPARPHRESYRDSYRDSYRDSGVDYYHHHHRHSSSHHSPRTSRTAVDRYSSSPRVSTYSPRISSSSVRRSVVPARVVYKETTQSRYV, encoded by the coding sequence ATGTGTTTCTCAGTGGAACCAAAGGCAAAATACTACTATCAGGAGGAGATCATTCCCGCCCGGCCGCACCGTGAGTCGTACCGCGACTCATACCGCGATTCATACCGCGATTCGGGCGTCGACTAttaccatcatcaccatcgccattcttcttctcatcactCGCCGCGAACGAGCCGCACGGCCGTTGACCggtacagcagcagcccccgGGTCAGCACATACAGCCCTCgcatcagctccagcagcgtcaGGCGCAGCGTTGTTCCGGCGAGAGTCGTCTACAAGGAGACGACGCAGAGCCGCTACGTGTAA
- a CDS encoding uncharacterized protein (EggNog:ENOG41): MSQASFLSPIASSQHAFQSSFDDTAPDQPWDRGFDIQETWPNAAPIRDKSALPRSNTDPQSSKTWNYTSFLKLLAHIQPELSRKQYRIIKTDKGLIEAYKSAGEERVEIGKQICEWGKDTKDDAIVDISSKVGLLLQEMGKLSEPYVTALEDARGHLKIIRNIEKIVQPIRNRKMRVMDEIQKVKTKKPLHSIKLAALEQELVRVEAESLVAEAQLTNITRQNFREAFQIELAAAIERAEKEVILAKHGFRLLELLDANTVAPGERFVPYEHGVQAHQVLSDAEANLKEYQPDDRYRAPGRSEILEENADEVDQQVNISGWGVA, from the exons ATGTCTcaggcttcttttttatccCCCATTGCGTCGTCCCAACATGCCTTTCAATCATCTTTCGATGACACCGCTCCAGACCAACCATGGGATCGGGGATTTGATATCCAAGAGACGTGGCCTAACGCTGCTCCGATTAGGGATAAGAGTGCACTGCCTCGTTCCAATACAGACCCTCAATCGTCAAAGACGTGGAACTATACCTCATTCCTCAAACTATTAGCTCATATCCAGCCTGAGCTCTCGCGAAAGCAATATCGCATTATCAAGACTGATAAAGGCCTTATCGAGGCATACAAGTCTGCGGGTGAAGAACGTGTGGAAATCGGCAAGCAGATCTGCGAATGGGGCAAGGACACGAAAGATGATGCCATCGTCGATATATCTAGCAAGGTCGGCCTTCTCCTGCAAGAGATGGGCAAATTGTCAGAGCCTTATGTGACTGCACTAGAAGATGCGCGTGGTCATCTCAAGATCATTCGCAACATCGAGAAGATCGTTCAACCAATCCGCAACAGAAAGATGAGGGTGATGGACGAGATCCAGAAAGTCAAAACGAAAAAACCTCTTCACAGCATCAAACTGGCCGCGCTAGAGCAGGAGCTTGTTAGGGTAGAGGCCGAGAGTCTGGTTGCTGAGGCGCAGTTAACAAATATT ACTCGCCAAAACTTCAGGGAAGCGTTTCAGATcgagctggctgctgctattgAGCGCGCTGAGAAAGAAGTTATTTTAGCCAAGCACGGCTTTCGTCTCCTCGAGCTCCTTGACGCTAACACAGTCGCGCCAGGAGAGCGTTTCGTGCCCTACGAACATGGAGTTCAAGCTCACCAAGTGCTGAGTGACGCCGAAGCTAATCTCAAGGAGTATCAGCCGGATGATAGGTACAGAGCTCCAGGAAGAAGCGAAATATTAGAAGAGAATGCGGACGAAGTCGACCAGCAAGTAAATATCAGCGGTTGG